The sequence below is a genomic window from Fusobacterium russii ATCC 25533.
CCAACGACTGTGATATTCTTTATCAGGAGCATATAACCAATCCCAATCTTTAAAAGCTCCTATAATTAGGCAAATTCCAAAAATAAAAAATACTATTGCTACTATTTTCCCAAATATATTAGGATTATTTTTTATCCAGCTTCCTATTTTTTCATCCATTTTTAACTCCTCCTTATATGAATTTATAAAATTTTTTTTATGTTTTAAATGGAGAGCAATCTCAAATATATACTATTCTAAATTGCTCTCCTTGAATGGGGGCTTAATTAGAAAATAACTTTTATACCAAGTCCACTTCTTAAATTTTTACCTTTTGTATCATAACCTATATTTGCATTTATTCCATAAAATGACCTATCTAAACTGATATTTAAATCCGCTTTGAAGTTTCCTTCTCTATTCTCTTTTTCTCCTTTAACATTGTACCAATTTGCATTTGTATTAGCTATTCTTATTTTATTTTTACTACCTGCTATTTGTCCCAATTCATTTTCATATGCAAGACCTAAACTTACATTTAAATTAGTCCTATTAGCAAAATTATATTTATAAGCCAATTCAGTTCCTAATTCAGGTTGTATAGATAAGTAATCATTAGCTTTTACCTCTAATTTCATTTCACCTTTATTTTCTTTTATTTTTTGGAACCTTCCATATTCTAATTTTAAGCTTCCATATGGTCTTATGCTCATATGTTCATTTATTCTAAAGTCTTTCAAAATTTGATTCTTTAATGCTATTCCATATGACCAGTAGTCAGATTTTGCATTATATATTTTATTTATTACTAAGAATTTCCTATCCATTTTATTATGACCTATAAAACCTTCTCCGTATACTGACCAATTTAGACTATTGTTATCATCATAGGCTTTTGAATTAAATATTCCAAATTTTGCTTGCAACATTTCTTCTTTTGAGTTTCCTAGATCTTCAAATTTAAATGTATTATGAACAAAACCTGCATACCATCCTCTCTTATTACCTAATTTTATTGTTTCATCTTCATGAGCATAAACTAGACCATAAGCAGTATTTTTATAATCTTTAACACCAGCAGTATTTGATTTATATTCTCCTTTTGCCCCAAATGTCTTTATTTTATTAGAATCTTTTGACATATTTCTATCTGCTCTTAAATTTTTAAATTCTTTATCCAAAATATTTCCTGTTGTATTTATTCTTTGTTGAATATTTGCATATTGTTTCCCTTTCATTTCATCTACTGCTTGTGCAAATATTTGTCCTTCTTGCTTTCCTAAGGCATTTATTTTATTGAATATCTCTTTATCTTTTCCTGAAGCTTTATTATAATGTTCTTCCAATCCTTCCATAAAGCTATGTGTATCTTTATCTTTTGCAAATGAAGTATAAGGTATTTTAGATAGATACATTTTTGAAATAGTGAAATCAGGATTTTGAGTTACTGTTGCTATCCAAGTCAGTCCAGCAGAATTTACTATCCACTTTACATTTCCAGAACCGCTACTACTTACCTGAGTAATAGTATCATTATATGGCTTTAAAATATTTTGACCAATTTCTATATCTTTTGCATTAGTATATAAAGAAGCTTCTGTTCCTACCATTAGATTGACTTTTTTTAGTCCTGTTATATTTTCTAAACCTTGAATTGGATTTGTATAATTGATTCCAGAAGTATCAATATACATTCCTATTGACGAGGCTTGACCTAAATTCACAGATGGGATTTTTATACTACTTAAATCTAAAATAGTACTTCCTACTTGTACTTGTGTAGCATTTGCTGAAGCAATATTTGTATCTATAGGCATAGTTGAAACAATTTGACCATCTCTTATTATGGTTGCATTAGTAGAACCAGGTAGGGCTATAATTTTAATTCCTTTTACTTCTTTTCCCGTATTATTCCGTGCAGCGATTTCTTTAGCTCTTGAATCAGTTCCATTAGCTGTTATACTTCCACCTGTATACTCTTCATATTTTCCTCCACCAGCAGAGTAAAAACCTATTCCATTTGAAGAATCAATAATGATTTGACCATAGTTTTTTAAGATTGCACCATTTAATGCAACCACTCCCATTATTCCATCGTTTGTTGGATTAGGTACTGTTCTTATTGTCCCATAATTTTCACCTATTGCATTTTGATCTAAGTACATTCCTACAGTTTTCTTGCCGCTTAAATTGATAACACCACGATTTATTGCTTTAGAGCCACTTCCTACTGCATACATTCCTATTGAATTCTCATTGAATACATCTATTGTTCCAAGGTTTTCTATTTGTCCTATTCTTTTTACAATTCCAGTATCTTCATCTGCATAACCTGCTGCCATTCCTATTCCATATAGTTTAGCTGTTGTATTAGTTTCTCCTACTGTTATTTTAGGTTGAGCTGTTAAAGGAAGCCCAGCAACTCCATTAACTGCTTTTCCAGCCACTTCTTTACCTGTTGAATCAGTGTAACTTATACTATAAATTCCAACA
It includes:
- a CDS encoding Imm17 family immunity protein; this translates as MDEKIGSWIKNNPNIFGKIVAIVFFIFGICLIIGAFKDWDWLYAPDKEYHSRWSMGQLSRYYGRKTARFVGFLAGIAITIFGCILIYGAFFR